A window of the Harmonia axyridis chromosome 5, icHarAxyr1.1, whole genome shotgun sequence genome harbors these coding sequences:
- the LOC123680517 gene encoding ADP-ribosylation factor-like protein 3 isoform X1, translating into MGLLSILKKLRQSPEKELRLLLLGLDNAGKTTILKIMASEDVSHVTPTAGFNIKSVVSDGFKLNVWDIGGQRKIRPYWKNYFENTDVLIYVVDSSDKKRLEETGIELFELLGENKLEEVPLLVYANKQDLPNSLASSELAEALGLHSIKDRGWQIQACTAITGEGIKEGMEWACKSVKKK; encoded by the exons ATG GGTTTGCTatctattttgaaaaaattacgcCAATCTCCGGAAAAGGAATTGCGACTTCTGCTGTTGGGACTGGACAATGCTGGAAAGACAACAATCCTCAAAATAATGGCTTCTGAAGATGTCAGTCATGTTACACCAACCGCTGGTTTCAACATCAAATCTGTAGTTTCCGATGGTTTTAAGTTGAACGTCTGGGATATTGGTGGTCAAAGGAAAATAAGGccatattggaaaaattatttcgaaaatacagATGTACTG ATTTACGTGGTCGATTCTTCAGACAAGAAGAGATTGGAAGAGACCGGTATCGAACTATTCGAACTGTTAGGAGAAAATAAATTGGAAGAAGTTCCTCTTCTGGTTTACGCTAACAAGCAAGATTTGCCTAATTCACTAGCATCATCCGAATTGGCGGAAGCGCTTGGGTTACACTCGATTAAAGACCGAGGTTGGCAAATTCAAGCTTGCACTGCAATTACTGGTGAAGGTATAAAAGAAGGAATGGAATGGGCATGTAAAAGTGTGAAGAAGAAATAA
- the LOC123680517 gene encoding ADP-ribosylation factor-like protein 3 isoform X2 yields MASEDVSHVTPTAGFNIKSVVSDGFKLNVWDIGGQRKIRPYWKNYFENTDVLIYVVDSSDKKRLEETGIELFELLGENKLEEVPLLVYANKQDLPNSLASSELAEALGLHSIKDRGWQIQACTAITGEGIKEGMEWACKSVKKK; encoded by the exons ATGGCTTCTGAAGATGTCAGTCATGTTACACCAACCGCTGGTTTCAACATCAAATCTGTAGTTTCCGATGGTTTTAAGTTGAACGTCTGGGATATTGGTGGTCAAAGGAAAATAAGGccatattggaaaaattatttcgaaaatacagATGTACTG ATTTACGTGGTCGATTCTTCAGACAAGAAGAGATTGGAAGAGACCGGTATCGAACTATTCGAACTGTTAGGAGAAAATAAATTGGAAGAAGTTCCTCTTCTGGTTTACGCTAACAAGCAAGATTTGCCTAATTCACTAGCATCATCCGAATTGGCGGAAGCGCTTGGGTTACACTCGATTAAAGACCGAGGTTGGCAAATTCAAGCTTGCACTGCAATTACTGGTGAAGGTATAAAAGAAGGAATGGAATGGGCATGTAAAAGTGTGAAGAAGAAATAA